A region of Thiofilum sp. DNA encodes the following proteins:
- a CDS encoding TRAP transporter substrate-binding protein: MTFLKKMAVTVAIAASILTTTAAQAKDFRIGLITPPNHIWTLTAQEFGKELEEKSSGKHKLAVFPAQQLGNEAQMMQQLQTGALDMGFLTLAEISNRVPEFGAFYAPFLVDNIDQAAKLLKSEEATKLLGELPAKAGVVGVGYAMAGMRQVLSRSAVKGPEDIKGKKIRITPFEPIKDFYNEIGAAPTPLPLPAVYDALANGQVDALDMDFDSILVLKFYERADNLMISNHMMFPMIGVVSGKVWAQLSDEDKQLIQTLMKAHLDKVIEKFAAQEKDQEKQLRDLKLTVTEADRAVFNDVVSKWEAMWKEKSKGALDTLKQAAEKAKAQ, from the coding sequence ATGACCTTTTTAAAGAAAATGGCTGTTACGGTTGCCATTGCTGCCAGCATTTTAACGACTACCGCCGCACAAGCTAAAGATTTTCGTATTGGTTTAATTACTCCACCTAACCATATTTGGACGCTTACCGCTCAAGAGTTTGGTAAAGAATTAGAAGAAAAATCGAGTGGTAAACATAAGCTTGCCGTATTTCCAGCACAGCAATTAGGTAATGAAGCGCAAATGATGCAACAATTGCAAACAGGCGCTTTAGATATGGGGTTTTTAACCTTAGCTGAAATTTCTAATCGTGTACCAGAGTTTGGTGCTTTTTATGCCCCTTTTCTAGTTGATAATATTGATCAAGCCGCTAAATTATTAAAATCTGAAGAGGCCACAAAACTGCTCGGTGAATTACCCGCTAAAGCAGGGGTAGTAGGTGTGGGGTATGCTATGGCGGGTATGCGTCAAGTACTCAGTCGTTCTGCGGTAAAAGGACCTGAAGATATTAAAGGTAAAAAAATCCGTATTACACCTTTTGAGCCGATTAAAGATTTTTACAATGAAATTGGTGCAGCTCCCACACCTTTACCCTTACCCGCTGTTTATGACGCACTAGCTAATGGTCAAGTGGATGCATTAGATATGGACTTCGACTCTATTTTAGTATTGAAGTTTTATGAGCGTGCCGACAATTTAATGATTTCTAATCATATGATGTTTCCTATGATTGGTGTAGTATCTGGTAAAGTATGGGCACAATTAAGTGATGAAGATAAGCAGTTAATTCAAACGCTAATGAAAGCTCATTTAGATAAAGTCATTGAAAAATTTGCAGCTCAAGAAAAAGATCAGGAAAAGCAATTACGCGATTTAAAGTTAACGGTTACAGAGGCAGATCGTGCTGTATTTAATGATGTTGTCAGTAAGTGGGAAGCTATGTGGAAAGAAAAATCTAAAGGAGCTTTAGATACTTTAAAACAAGCGGCTGAAAAAGCTAAGGCTCAGTAA
- the antC gene encoding anthranilate 1,2-dioxygenase electron transfer component AntC translates to MTHAATIVFRDGKTAHIEVRPNELLMDAARRQGVQLPVDCREGVCATCRGVCESGKVELEYVDEEALTEAELAKGHILACQTRLKSDGTFYFDIDSTISSTSTKTYSATVSKVEKVSEAAALLELQLDDAAKALKFLPGQYARIQVPDTDQWRAYSFANASAQAGTLRFLIRLLPSGVMSDYLRERAKVGDKIQFEAPLGVFYLRKIERPLMMVAGGTGLSAFLAMLDSFVQKGGCSQPIHLSYGVNYEADLSELARLAEYKNQLPHFDYSIAVMHPSEQWQGQKGVVCDVFKPEFMKQPFDAYLCGPPGMIEATKTWLENAKVAEHQLFFEKFVSS, encoded by the coding sequence ATGACACACGCTGCGACCATAGTGTTTCGGGATGGTAAAACCGCCCATATTGAAGTACGCCCTAATGAGTTATTGATGGATGCTGCAAGGCGTCAGGGTGTGCAATTACCAGTTGATTGTCGCGAAGGAGTTTGTGCTACCTGTCGCGGCGTGTGTGAATCGGGCAAAGTCGAATTGGAGTATGTGGACGAGGAGGCTTTAACCGAAGCGGAGTTGGCAAAAGGTCACATTTTAGCATGCCAAACGCGTCTTAAAAGTGATGGTACGTTCTACTTTGATATTGATTCCACCATTAGTAGTACTAGTACTAAGACCTACTCAGCAACGGTCAGTAAAGTAGAAAAGGTATCTGAAGCCGCCGCGCTTTTAGAGCTGCAATTGGATGATGCAGCTAAAGCCTTGAAATTCTTGCCCGGACAATACGCCCGTATTCAAGTACCTGATACCGATCAATGGCGAGCATACTCGTTTGCAAATGCCTCGGCGCAAGCAGGTACTTTACGTTTTCTTATTCGTTTATTGCCCAGTGGCGTTATGAGTGACTACTTGCGCGAGCGAGCAAAAGTGGGGGACAAAATCCAGTTTGAAGCACCGCTAGGTGTGTTCTATTTACGCAAAATCGAACGCCCCTTGATGATGGTAGCAGGCGGTACTGGACTCTCTGCATTCTTAGCCATGCTGGATAGTTTTGTGCAAAAAGGCGGCTGTAGTCAGCCGATTCATTTGTCCTACGGCGTGAATTACGAAGCCGATTTAAGCGAATTAGCTCGTTTAGCTGAGTACAAAAACCAGCTTCCTCATTTTGATTATTCCATTGCTGTGATGCACCCCTCCGAGCAGTGGCAAGGTCAAAAAGGGGTAGTGTGTGACGTGTTTAAACCTGAGTTTATGAAACAACCGTTTGATGCTTATTTATGCGGGCCACCAGGCATGATTGAAGCTACCAAAACGTGGTTGGAAAATGCTAAGGTAGCTGAGCATCAATTATTTTTTGAAAAATTTGTTTCTAGCTAA
- the antB gene encoding anthranilate 1,2-dioxygenase small subunit — MNKQHAIEQFLYQLSAYCDAQDWDNYLEQYAPEAEYHIPQWKSEHVHGTNPKKEMSLLYYPNRDGLEDRVFRIRTGKSAASNPMPRTLHMISNVRYTDLNNDEVEVHYNWVTHYYRFGESAHFFGHAKCKLKTEGADWRITYKQVIVQNDKIDSVFDFYHV; from the coding sequence ATGAATAAACAACATGCCATTGAACAGTTTTTATATCAATTATCCGCCTACTGTGATGCGCAAGATTGGGATAATTACTTAGAGCAATATGCTCCAGAAGCTGAGTATCACATTCCACAATGGAAGTCAGAACATGTACATGGTACTAATCCTAAAAAGGAAATGTCATTGCTCTATTATCCTAATCGTGATGGCTTGGAAGATCGGGTGTTTCGGATTCGTACTGGAAAATCCGCCGCCTCTAATCCTATGCCGCGTACTTTGCATATGATTAGCAATGTGCGTTATACCGACTTAAATAATGATGAGGTCGAAGTCCATTATAACTGGGTGACGCATTATTACCGCTTTGGTGAAAGTGCACATTTCTTTGGGCACGCTAAATGTAAGCTCAAAACCGAAGGGGCAGATTGGCGCATTACCTATAAGCAAGTCATTGTCCAAAATGACAAAATTGACTCTGTGTTTGACTTCTATCACGTCTAA
- the antA gene encoding anthranilate 1,2-dioxygenase large subunit, whose product MSTTRNVDDWKAFVQNCTDFRLDDGVFRVRREMFTTPELFDLEMELIFEKQWIYACHESQIPNPHDYYTMQAGRQPMIITRDAKGELYALSNACQHRGTTLVRTTQGNQSTFTCSFHAWCYKSDGRLVKVKAPSEYADCFDKSKYGLPQARVASYKGFIFISLDRESTVSLEDFLGDAKLFFDMMVEQSPTGELEVVPGSSSYTFKGNWKLQNENGLDGYHVSTVHYNYVSTVQHRQEVNAQKAGSAKEILDYSKLGAGDKDTDDGWFSFKNGHSLLFSDMPNPEVRPGYKDVMPRLLEKLPKERAEWTMHRLRNLNIYPSLFFMDQISSQLRVIRPVAWNKTEIHSFCLGVKGESDKARESRIRQFEDFFNVSGMGTPDDLVEFREAQRGFEARLGEWNDISRGSDTWNYGTSKNTEVLGIQPVITGREFTHEGLFVNQHSAWQQQMLAGLDKKARAEQEG is encoded by the coding sequence ATGAGTACCACAAGAAACGTGGATGACTGGAAAGCATTTGTCCAAAATTGCACTGATTTTCGTCTTGATGATGGCGTATTTCGCGTGCGGCGTGAAATGTTCACTACCCCTGAATTATTTGATCTCGAAATGGAATTAATCTTCGAGAAACAATGGATTTACGCGTGTCACGAAAGCCAAATTCCTAATCCTCACGACTACTACACCATGCAGGCGGGACGCCAGCCCATGATCATTACGCGTGATGCTAAGGGTGAGCTATATGCATTGTCTAATGCGTGTCAGCATCGGGGTACTACGCTAGTACGTACCACACAAGGTAATCAATCCACCTTTACCTGTTCCTTCCATGCGTGGTGTTACAAATCGGATGGACGTTTGGTCAAAGTTAAAGCTCCGTCTGAATATGCGGATTGCTTTGATAAATCCAAATATGGTTTACCTCAAGCGCGGGTAGCTAGTTATAAAGGCTTTATATTCATTAGCTTAGATCGTGAATCTACGGTGAGCCTCGAAGACTTTTTGGGTGATGCCAAATTGTTCTTTGACATGATGGTAGAGCAATCACCAACGGGAGAATTAGAAGTAGTACCCGGTAGTTCTAGTTACACTTTCAAAGGTAATTGGAAACTGCAAAATGAAAATGGCTTAGACGGTTATCACGTTAGCACCGTGCATTACAACTACGTGAGTACCGTACAACACCGTCAAGAAGTGAATGCCCAAAAAGCAGGAAGCGCTAAAGAAATTCTCGACTACTCCAAATTAGGTGCAGGTGATAAAGACACCGATGATGGCTGGTTCTCCTTCAAAAATGGGCATAGTTTACTCTTTAGCGATATGCCTAATCCTGAAGTACGTCCGGGTTACAAGGATGTGATGCCACGTTTATTGGAAAAGTTACCCAAAGAGCGGGCTGAATGGACGATGCACCGTCTGCGTAATCTTAATATTTATCCCAGCTTATTCTTTATGGATCAAATCAGTTCGCAATTGCGCGTGATTCGTCCTGTCGCTTGGAATAAAACCGAAATTCATAGTTTCTGTTTAGGTGTGAAGGGTGAATCAGACAAGGCACGCGAAAGCCGCATTCGCCAATTTGAGGACTTTTTCAATGTGTCCGGCATGGGTACTCCCGATGATTTAGTTGAATTCCGTGAAGCACAGCGTGGCTTTGAAGCACGGTTGGGTGAATGGAATGATATTTCGCGCGGTTCGGACACTTGGAATTATGGTACGTCTAAAAATACTGAAGTACTCGGTATTCAACCCGTGATTACTGGACGTGAATTTACCCATGAAGGTTTGTTCGTCAATCAACATAGTGCATGGCAACAGCAAATGTTGGCGGGATTAGATAAAAAAGCACGCGCTGAGCAGGAAGGTTAA
- a CDS encoding AraC family transcriptional regulator, whose protein sequence is MQPLVRGAQRQLVSVELNTVRAARDWMTALCGPHRLEAKQQNHLLFRHGGTVLTKMSVGIVEYSTQVHVKTDDLIYSYSISLPLQGTQCLEQRKKTVHSSSKQGIVMSPGHNANLTMSEDCRKYLVRVSRTAVEEKLGSLLGRSITHPVVFEPHMTIDDQVGAWWQLVGHVHTILNQPSSLFDLPDVWNSFQESIITGLLHSQPHNYSTELEHVRLNRPAYLLNLEHFMREHVGQDLTLEDLEQVTGLTRERLYKDFRHSYNSTPMSYFRDLRFQEVRQRLLIAPANASVSSVALDCGFSQLGRFAREYQDRFGELPSATLRKREL, encoded by the coding sequence ATGCAACCGTTAGTTAGAGGAGCACAGAGACAATTGGTTTCTGTGGAATTAAATACTGTTCGTGCCGCCCGTGATTGGATGACTGCATTGTGCGGCCCCCATCGTTTAGAAGCTAAACAACAAAACCACTTATTGTTTCGACATGGCGGAACAGTACTCACCAAAATGTCAGTCGGAATTGTGGAGTACTCCACACAAGTCCATGTAAAGACAGACGATTTAATCTATAGCTACAGTATTAGCCTACCCTTACAAGGTACGCAATGCTTAGAGCAACGCAAAAAAACGGTACATTCGTCTTCCAAACAAGGCATTGTCATGTCCCCTGGACATAATGCCAATCTCACCATGAGCGAAGATTGCCGCAAGTACTTAGTAAGGGTCTCACGTACTGCGGTTGAAGAAAAATTAGGTAGTTTACTAGGTCGCTCTATTACTCATCCGGTGGTATTTGAACCTCATATGACCATTGATGATCAAGTCGGTGCGTGGTGGCAACTGGTCGGGCATGTTCATACGATTTTAAATCAGCCTTCTAGTTTGTTTGATCTACCTGATGTGTGGAATTCTTTCCAAGAAAGTATTATCACCGGACTGCTGCACTCCCAACCCCATAATTACTCGACTGAACTAGAACACGTCCGGCTTAATCGTCCAGCATACTTGTTAAATTTAGAGCATTTTATGCGCGAACACGTAGGGCAAGATTTGACTTTAGAAGATTTAGAACAAGTCACAGGACTGACGCGTGAGCGTTTGTATAAAGATTTTCGCCATAGTTATAACTCAACCCCTATGAGTTATTTTCGTGATTTACGCTTTCAGGAAGTACGTCAACGTCTACTCATAGCACCCGCGAACGCCAGTGTTTCCAGCGTTGCGCTCGATTGTGGTTTTAGCCAATTAGGGCGCTTTGCTCGTGAATACCAAGATCGATTTGGCGAATTACCCTCAGCTACTTTACGTAAGCGTGAACTGTAG
- a CDS encoding catechol 2,3-dioxygenase: MAMKGVLRPGHVQLRVLDMDASLSHYVDRMGLIKTDQDAQGRVYLKGWDEHDWFSVVLRPADEPGMDFMGFKVDSAATLNELEQKLKDFGCKVERIPAGELNHCGERVRFDSPTGHLFELYADKDYHGNSVGVMNPHPYPEDIKGMKVHRFDHCLLYGDDLDGSVKLFTDVLGFSETEKVMAGPDGQLKIGSFLTCGMKAHDLAIIRHGEKGKLHHASFLLRSWEEVLHAADIMGRYKIPIDIGPTRHGITRGRTIYFFDPSGNRNETFCDSYDWYPDHETITWTEDELGGAIFYHDQALNERFLTVVT, translated from the coding sequence ATGGCAATGAAAGGTGTATTGCGCCCCGGTCACGTACAACTGCGTGTACTCGATATGGATGCGTCACTATCCCACTATGTTGACCGTATGGGATTAATCAAAACGGATCAAGATGCTCAAGGTCGTGTTTATCTCAAAGGTTGGGATGAACATGATTGGTTTTCAGTAGTACTACGCCCCGCTGATGAACCTGGTATGGATTTCATGGGTTTTAAAGTGGATAGTGCTGCTACCCTCAATGAACTCGAACAAAAACTCAAAGACTTTGGTTGCAAAGTAGAACGCATTCCTGCTGGTGAATTGAATCACTGTGGTGAGCGTGTGCGTTTTGATTCCCCCACAGGTCATCTATTTGAACTCTATGCCGATAAGGACTATCACGGTAATAGTGTTGGTGTAATGAACCCCCATCCTTATCCTGAAGACATTAAAGGCATGAAAGTACATCGCTTTGATCACTGTCTACTGTACGGGGATGATTTAGATGGTTCAGTTAAACTCTTTACTGACGTACTAGGCTTTAGTGAAACGGAAAAAGTTATGGCCGGTCCTGATGGTCAATTAAAGATCGGTAGCTTCCTCACTTGTGGTATGAAGGCACATGACCTAGCCATTATTCGTCATGGCGAAAAAGGCAAATTGCACCACGCGTCCTTCTTATTAAGAAGCTGGGAAGAAGTACTGCATGCGGCGGATATTATGGGACGTTATAAAATCCCGATTGATATTGGCCCTACTCGTCATGGTATTACGCGCGGACGCACAATTTACTTCTTTGATCCTTCAGGCAATCGCAATGAAACCTTCTGCGATTCCTATGATTGGTATCCCGACCATGAAACCATTACTTGGACTGAAGATGAGTTAGGTGGAGCGATTTTCTACCACGATCAAGCACTCAATGAACGCTTCTTGACCGTAGTTACCTGA
- a CDS encoding FCD domain-containing protein: MSTVPTEISSPRTLTSYIYGQLREDIIQGKLAPDSKLKIEHLRNEYNVGATPLREALSRLSSDGFVVAEGQRGFRVTPISPEDLEDVTELRVTLELKALRNSIQYGDSEWESRVVASYYQLTKVEEHDIAYDLDNWEQRNHDFHWAVISACTSKWLLHFYNILYDQHKRYRNISLNANIKQRDIHAEHQRIYDAVIARDIEKACSETESHIRQTAEITKQVLKERLNT; this comes from the coding sequence ATGAGTACGGTTCCTACCGAGATTTCTTCCCCGCGCACCTTGACCAGTTACATTTATGGGCAACTGCGCGAAGACATTATTCAAGGCAAACTTGCCCCTGATTCCAAACTCAAAATCGAACACCTACGCAATGAATATAATGTGGGGGCGACTCCCTTACGCGAGGCTTTGAGTCGTTTGAGTTCCGATGGTTTTGTGGTAGCAGAGGGTCAACGCGGGTTTAGAGTGACCCCCATCTCACCAGAAGATTTAGAAGATGTTACTGAGTTGCGGGTTACATTAGAGCTTAAGGCGCTGCGTAATAGTATTCAGTACGGGGATAGTGAGTGGGAGTCGCGGGTGGTTGCTAGTTACTATCAACTGACTAAAGTAGAAGAGCATGACATTGCTTATGATCTAGATAATTGGGAGCAGCGTAATCATGATTTTCACTGGGCAGTGATCTCGGCGTGTACGTCTAAGTGGTTATTACATTTTTATAATATTCTTTACGACCAGCATAAGCGTTATCGCAATATTTCCCTCAATGCCAATATTAAGCAGCGCGATATTCACGCCGAGCATCAGCGTATTTATGATGCCGTGATTGCACGGGATATTGAAAAAGCGTGCTCAGAAACTGAATCTCACATTCGCCAAACCGCTGAAATAACTAAGCAAGTTTTAAAAGAGCGCTTAAATACTTAA
- a CDS encoding RidA family protein, which translates to MSPAIQRINPTALWSDITVFNQMAYFVEVPEGDLAADMRGQVQQVLEQAERSLSKVNSDKSRLLSATIYITDFANMMALNAAWKAWLPEGCAPSRACIKAELADPQYLVEIAFVAAI; encoded by the coding sequence ATGAGTCCTGCTATTCAACGCATTAACCCCACTGCATTATGGTCAGATATTACGGTTTTTAATCAAATGGCTTATTTTGTTGAAGTGCCTGAGGGAGATTTAGCGGCTGATATGAGGGGGCAGGTGCAGCAAGTGCTGGAGCAAGCTGAGCGCTCTTTGTCCAAGGTCAATAGTGATAAAAGTCGTTTACTCTCAGCCACGATTTATATTACCGATTTTGCTAATATGATGGCCTTGAATGCGGCTTGGAAAGCATGGTTGCCTGAGGGCTGTGCGCCGAGTCGTGCTTGTATTAAAGCCGAGTTAGCCGATCCTCAGTACTTGGTAGAGATAGCCTTTGTAGCCGCTATTTAA
- a CDS encoding 2-hydroxymuconic semialdehyde dehydrogenase, whose translation MQEIKHFINGEFVTSASGKTFANINPATNQQIGIVHEAGKSEVDQAVAAAKAALKGPWGKMPVAERMAILHKVADGINARFDEFLEAECLDTGKPKSLASHVDIPRGAANFKIFADLVKNVPTESFMLDTPDGKGALNYAVRRPKGVIAVISPWNLPLLLMTWKVGPALACGNTVVVKPSEETPRTTTLLGEVMNAAGVPKGVYNVVHGFGPNSAGEFLTTHPDVDGITFTGETRTGAAIVKASADHIRHVSFELGGKNPAVIFADCDMDKAIEGTIRSVFANCGQVCLGTERVYVERPIFDEFLKRLKAGAESMQLGAWDDECTSMGPLISKEHQNKVLSYYQKAVDEGATVVTGGGIPSMQGALADGNWVQPTIWTGLPETASVVKDEVFGPCCHVRPFDSEDEVIALANDTKYGLAAAIWTENVTRAHRVAAQMEAGIVWVNSWFLRDLRTPFGGMKHSGIGREGGVHSLEFYTELQNICVKL comes from the coding sequence ATGCAAGAGATCAAGCATTTCATCAACGGTGAATTTGTTACGTCTGCATCCGGCAAAACATTCGCCAATATCAATCCCGCTACCAATCAGCAAATCGGCATAGTCCACGAAGCGGGTAAATCCGAAGTGGATCAAGCCGTTGCCGCCGCCAAAGCCGCTCTCAAAGGCCCTTGGGGTAAAATGCCCGTTGCGGAACGTATGGCAATCCTACATAAAGTCGCTGATGGTATTAATGCACGCTTTGATGAGTTTCTTGAGGCTGAGTGTCTGGATACGGGCAAACCTAAATCCTTAGCTTCACACGTCGATATTCCACGCGGTGCGGCTAATTTCAAAATCTTCGCTGACCTCGTTAAAAACGTCCCCACTGAAAGTTTTATGCTCGACACTCCTGACGGCAAAGGCGCATTAAACTATGCCGTGCGCCGCCCTAAAGGGGTGATTGCAGTGATTAGCCCGTGGAATCTACCTTTATTATTAATGACTTGGAAAGTAGGCCCTGCTTTAGCCTGCGGTAATACAGTGGTAGTCAAACCTTCCGAAGAAACGCCACGCACCACCACATTACTGGGTGAAGTGATGAATGCGGCGGGCGTTCCCAAAGGCGTTTATAACGTCGTACACGGTTTTGGTCCTAATTCAGCAGGCGAATTTTTAACAACTCATCCTGATGTCGATGGCATTACCTTCACTGGTGAAACTCGTACTGGAGCAGCGATTGTTAAAGCCAGTGCAGACCATATTCGCCATGTCTCGTTTGAACTCGGTGGTAAAAATCCAGCAGTTATCTTTGCAGATTGCGATATGGATAAAGCCATTGAAGGTACGATACGCTCGGTCTTCGCTAACTGCGGTCAAGTATGCTTAGGGACTGAGCGTGTGTATGTGGAGCGCCCGATTTTTGATGAATTCCTTAAGCGTCTAAAAGCGGGTGCTGAAAGTATGCAGCTTGGTGCTTGGGATGATGAGTGTACCTCGATGGGACCTCTCATTAGCAAAGAGCATCAAAACAAAGTGCTGTCTTACTATCAAAAAGCCGTTGATGAGGGTGCAACTGTAGTCACAGGTGGTGGCATACCTAGTATGCAAGGTGCATTAGCCGATGGTAACTGGGTACAACCTACGATTTGGACGGGATTACCTGAAACGGCTTCAGTCGTTAAAGATGAAGTGTTTGGCCCTTGCTGCCATGTACGCCCCTTTGATTCCGAAGATGAAGTTATAGCTCTCGCCAATGACACTAAATACGGTTTAGCCGCCGCGATTTGGACAGAAAATGTGACCCGTGCTCATCGTGTCGCTGCTCAAATGGAAGCGGGCATTGTGTGGGTGAACTCTTGGTTCTTACGCGATTTACGGACTCCTTTCGGTGGTATGAAGCACTCAGGGATTGGGCGTGAAGGTGGCGTGCATTCCTTAGAGTTCTACACTGAATTGCAAAATATTTGCGTCAAATTATAA
- the dmpE gene encoding 2-oxopent-4-enoate hydratase: protein MLQTAQISAYADELYTALRERHMITPFSERTPEMTVEDAYAVSNLLLDKRIQLDGEKVIGKKIGVTSQAVMKMLNVYQPDFGYLTDAMVVDESEALSVSTKMIQPRAEGEIAFVLKHDLIGPGVTASDVLRATDFVVPCFEIVDSRIKDWKIKIQDTVADNASCGYFLLGSQAADPRKVDLSTCGMVMEMNGQVVATGAGAAALGSSPISCVVWLANTLGRFGVPLKAGEVILSGALVPLQPVKAGDYMSVSIGGIGRTAVRFE, encoded by the coding sequence ATGCTACAAACTGCGCAAATTAGTGCTTACGCTGATGAGCTTTATACCGCGCTACGTGAGAGGCACATGATTACACCGTTTTCTGAGCGCACACCAGAAATGACGGTCGAAGATGCCTATGCGGTATCGAACCTACTCCTAGACAAACGTATTCAGCTCGATGGTGAAAAAGTCATTGGCAAAAAAATCGGCGTGACCAGTCAAGCCGTGATGAAAATGCTTAATGTCTACCAACCCGATTTTGGTTATCTCACTGATGCGATGGTAGTAGACGAAAGCGAAGCCTTATCGGTGAGTACCAAAATGATTCAACCGCGTGCTGAGGGTGAAATCGCCTTTGTACTCAAACACGATTTAATCGGCCCCGGTGTGACGGCGAGTGATGTACTACGCGCTACTGACTTTGTAGTGCCCTGCTTTGAAATTGTCGATTCACGCATTAAAGATTGGAAAATCAAAATCCAAGACACCGTTGCCGACAATGCTTCCTGTGGTTATTTCCTCTTAGGCTCACAAGCGGCTGACCCACGCAAAGTGGATTTATCTACCTGCGGCATGGTGATGGAAATGAATGGTCAAGTGGTAGCCACAGGTGCAGGCGCTGCGGCTTTGGGTTCATCACCGATTAGTTGTGTGGTATGGCTGGCGAATACTTTGGGGCGCTTTGGTGTGCCTTTAAAAGCAGGTGAAGTGATTTTATCGGGTGCTTTAGTACCACTCCAACCCGTCAAAGCGGGGGATTATATGAGTGTCAGTATTGGCGGAATCGGTCGCACCGCAGTGCGCTTTGAATAG
- a CDS encoding acetaldehyde dehydrogenase (acetylating) — translation MAKIRCALIGPGNIGTDLLYKLKRSEVLEPVWMVGIDPASDGLARARDMGLKTTAEGIDGLIPHIEADNIQIAFDATSAYAHAETSRKLTEKGVKVIDLTPAAIGPFCVPPVNLLDHLNKGEENVNMVTCGGQATIPMVFAVSRVQPVRYGEIVATVASKSAGPGTRKNIDEFTQTTSGAIEKVGQAKKGKAIIILNPAEPPLMMRDTIHCITETEPNQDAIIESVKAMEAEVQRYVPGYRVKEGPVFDGNRVSVFVEVRGRGDYLPEYAGNLDIMTAAAARTAEMFAEQMLKA, via the coding sequence ATGGCAAAAATTCGTTGTGCACTGATTGGGCCGGGCAATATCGGCACGGATTTACTGTATAAATTAAAACGTAGCGAAGTACTCGAACCTGTGTGGATGGTGGGTATTGACCCTGCATCGGACGGTCTAGCACGGGCGCGTGATATGGGTTTAAAAACTACTGCTGAAGGAATTGATGGTCTCATTCCTCACATTGAAGCGGACAATATTCAAATTGCTTTCGATGCCACTTCAGCCTATGCCCATGCGGAAACTTCACGCAAATTGACTGAAAAAGGTGTGAAAGTGATTGACCTCACTCCCGCTGCGATTGGTCCTTTCTGTGTGCCTCCGGTGAATTTACTTGATCACCTCAATAAAGGCGAAGAAAACGTCAATATGGTGACCTGCGGCGGTCAAGCGACTATCCCCATGGTATTTGCGGTGAGTCGGGTGCAACCTGTGCGCTATGGTGAAATCGTAGCCACCGTTGCCTCCAAATCAGCAGGGCCTGGTACGCGTAAAAATATTGATGAGTTTACCCAAACTACGTCTGGTGCGATTGAGAAAGTCGGTCAAGCCAAAAAGGGGAAAGCCATTATCATCCTCAATCCGGCTGAGCCACCGTTGATGATGCGTGACACGATTCATTGCATTACCGAAACTGAGCCGAATCAAGATGCGATTATAGAATCGGTCAAAGCGATGGAAGCCGAAGTACAACGCTATGTTCCGGGCTATCGCGTGAAAGAAGGTCCAGTATTTGATGGTAATCGGGTGAGTGTGTTTGTCGAAGTACGCGGACGCGGTGACTATCTACCTGAATATGCGGGTAATCTCGATATTATGACTGCTGCTGCTGCACGTACTGCTGAAATGTTCGCCGAACAAATGTTGAAAGCCTAA